A single Pseudomonas brassicacearum DNA region contains:
- a CDS encoding AraC family transcriptional regulator produces the protein MSKKDTISIQLVREALLQSCAPGAATDEVLSKVGIDPALLDDTQARVPAHAYARLWRLLARRLDDEFFGMDPRKLKSGSLAFLCQCAMAQPTLASGLTAGLGFLSLMLEHLPAQWVRQQSLAEIVLLEDDQPPRRAFTYFTYWMIVHGVACWLAGRRIPILSVELRCPAPDFCDDYRVMFSQNLRFDRPRTRMIFAAQCLDLPIRRNADELKRFLAQAPANILVKYRNPQSLASRIRHDLRQLPAEQWPETEALAQQFCVSASTLRRRLAEEGQTYQGLKDSVRKDLAITWLAEPSISFVEIASRLGFADASSFYKAFRKWSGSNPGHYRSLILNDIN, from the coding sequence ATGTCGAAAAAAGACACCATCTCCATCCAGTTGGTGCGTGAGGCGCTGCTGCAAAGCTGCGCCCCCGGCGCGGCTACCGATGAGGTCCTGAGCAAGGTCGGCATAGACCCTGCGTTGCTCGACGACACCCAGGCGCGGGTCCCGGCCCATGCCTATGCGCGGCTCTGGCGTTTACTCGCCCGGCGCCTGGATGACGAGTTTTTTGGCATGGACCCGCGCAAGCTCAAGTCCGGCAGCCTGGCGTTTCTCTGCCAGTGCGCCATGGCCCAGCCCACGCTGGCGAGCGGCTTGACGGCGGGGCTGGGGTTTCTGTCGCTGATGCTCGAACACCTGCCGGCACAGTGGGTGCGCCAGCAAAGCCTGGCGGAGATCGTGCTGCTGGAAGACGATCAGCCGCCGCGCCGGGCCTTTACCTATTTCACCTACTGGATGATTGTCCATGGCGTGGCCTGCTGGCTGGCCGGGCGGCGCATTCCCATTCTCTCCGTCGAACTGCGCTGCCCGGCGCCGGATTTCTGCGACGACTATCGCGTGATGTTCTCCCAGAACCTGCGCTTTGACCGCCCGCGCACCCGCATGATTTTCGCGGCTCAATGCCTCGACCTGCCGATCAGGCGCAACGCTGATGAGCTCAAGCGCTTCCTGGCCCAGGCCCCGGCCAACATCCTGGTCAAATACCGCAACCCGCAAAGCCTGGCCAGCCGTATCCGGCACGACCTGCGGCAGCTGCCTGCCGAACAATGGCCGGAGACCGAAGCCCTGGCCCAGCAGTTCTGCGTGTCCGCGTCTACCTTGCGCCGACGCCTGGCGGAGGAAGGCCAGACTTACCAAGGCCTCAAGGACAGCGTGCGCAAGGATCTGGCAATCACCTGGCTGGCCGAGCCCTCCATCAGCTTCGTCGAAATCGCCTCGCGCCTGGGCTTTGCCGATGCCAGCTCCTTCTACAAGGCGTTTCGCAAGTGGTCCGGGTCCAACCCGGGGCATTATCGCAGCCTGATTCTCAACGACATCAACTGA
- the pssA gene encoding CDP-diacylglycerol--serine O-phosphatidyltransferase: protein MPSLFKRSLLPKLRSFALTADAVTILDGAAQFRRCLLEKITQATQRIYIVALYLQQDEAGQEILDALHAAKAARPELDVVVVVDWLRAQRGLIGAKKQPGNSAWYQEQTRTHASEVPIYGVPVQTRELFGVLHLKGFVIDDCVLYSGASLNNVYLHKFDKYRYDRYHLLQNAALADSMHHLVQHGLVASRAVHRLDLPDLPSTRSLRKDIGDLRSRLKYATYDTSVGSLDKGGLSVSPLLGVGKNNALSRVIGELIASSRQQLTICTPYFNLPLAVTRELNRALARGVKIDIIVGDKTANDFYIAPSEPFKIIAALPYLYEISLRRFAKRHQRYIDSGQLNLHLWRDGDNTYHLKGMWIDERYTLLTGNNLNPRAFRLDLENALLLDDPKGELLAPRQAELEQIYRYTRRIERYLDLETLPDYPEAVARFLKRVSRVRIERLLYRIL from the coding sequence ATGCCGTCGCTTTTCAAACGCTCCCTGCTGCCCAAGCTGCGCAGCTTTGCACTGACCGCCGATGCGGTGACCATCCTCGATGGCGCTGCCCAATTCCGCCGTTGCCTGCTGGAGAAAATCACCCAGGCCACCCAGCGCATCTACATCGTCGCGCTGTACCTGCAACAGGATGAGGCCGGCCAGGAAATCCTCGATGCCCTGCATGCCGCCAAGGCCGCGCGTCCGGAATTGGACGTGGTCGTGGTGGTGGACTGGCTGCGGGCCCAGCGTGGGCTGATCGGCGCCAAGAAGCAGCCGGGCAACTCGGCGTGGTACCAGGAACAGACTCGTACCCATGCCAGCGAAGTGCCGATCTACGGCGTGCCGGTGCAGACCCGCGAACTGTTCGGCGTGCTGCACTTGAAAGGCTTCGTGATTGACGATTGTGTGCTCTACAGCGGCGCCAGCCTGAATAACGTCTACCTGCACAAGTTCGACAAATACCGCTACGACCGCTATCACCTGCTGCAGAACGCGGCACTGGCCGATTCGATGCACCATCTGGTGCAGCACGGCCTGGTCGCCTCCAGGGCCGTGCACCGCCTGGACCTGCCTGACCTGCCCAGCACCCGCAGTTTGCGCAAGGACATCGGTGACCTGCGCAGTCGCCTCAAGTACGCGACCTATGACACCAGCGTTGGCAGCCTCGACAAGGGCGGCCTGTCGGTAAGCCCGTTGCTGGGCGTGGGCAAGAACAACGCGCTGAGCCGGGTGATCGGTGAACTGATCGCCAGCAGCCGCCAGCAACTGACCATTTGCACACCGTACTTCAACTTGCCCCTGGCGGTGACCCGGGAGCTCAATCGCGCCCTGGCCCGTGGGGTCAAGATCGACATCATCGTCGGCGACAAGACCGCCAACGACTTCTACATTGCGCCAAGCGAGCCGTTCAAGATCATCGCGGCGCTGCCATACCTCTATGAAATCAGCCTGCGGCGCTTCGCCAAACGCCATCAGCGCTATATCGACAGCGGCCAGTTGAACCTGCACCTGTGGCGTGACGGGGACAACACCTATCACCTCAAGGGCATGTGGATCGACGAGCGCTACACCTTGCTGACCGGCAATAACCTCAACCCGCGGGCCTTTCGCCTGGACCTGGAAAACGCGCTGTTGCTGGACGACCCCAAGGGCGAGTTGCTGGCGCCGCGCCAGGCCGAGCTTGAGCAGATCTACCGCTACACCCGCCGGATCGAACGTTACCTGGACCTGGAAACCCTGCCGGATTACCCCGAGGCCGTGGCCAGGTTCCTGAAACGGGTCAGCCGGGTGCGGATAGAACGGCTGCTTTACCGGATCCTGTGA
- a CDS encoding TetR/AcrR family transcriptional regulator produces the protein MNEITGNETRDIILDVAEKLIYKSGIAATGMDLLVKTAGVSRKSVYRYFANKDDLIVAALKRRDERWMHWFSTEVDKAPTPTARLLNLFTVLKGWFDSEGFRGCAFINTSGETGDPQDPVRQVAKLHKQKLLDYVTRLCVEQGVQNPDALARQLLILIDGAITVALVMGDHSAADHAQDMLKQLLHV, from the coding sequence ATGAATGAAATTACTGGTAATGAAACACGCGACATCATCCTCGATGTCGCCGAAAAGTTGATCTATAAAAGTGGCATCGCCGCCACCGGCATGGACCTTCTGGTGAAAACCGCCGGCGTCTCCAGGAAAAGTGTCTATCGCTACTTCGCCAACAAGGACGACCTGATCGTGGCCGCCCTCAAGCGGCGGGACGAACGTTGGATGCACTGGTTCAGCACCGAGGTGGACAAGGCGCCCACGCCAACTGCGCGGCTGCTCAACCTGTTCACCGTGCTCAAGGGCTGGTTCGACAGCGAAGGTTTCCGCGGCTGTGCCTTCATCAATACCAGCGGCGAAACCGGCGACCCTCAGGATCCGGTCCGCCAAGTGGCAAAGCTGCACAAACAGAAGTTGCTCGATTACGTGACCCGGCTGTGCGTCGAACAAGGTGTCCAGAACCCGGACGCACTGGCCCGCCAGCTCCTGATTCTGATTGACGGCGCCATTACCGTGGCGCTGGTCATGGGCGACCACAGCGCGGCTGATCACGCCCAGGACATGCTGAAACAACTGTTACACGTCTGA
- a CDS encoding DUF1348 family protein gives MSASSEVRPPLPPFTRESAIEKVRLAEDGWNSRDPQKVSLAYTLDTQWRNRAEFAHNREEAKAFLTRKWAKELDYRLIKELWAFTDNRIAVRYAYEWHDDSGNWFRSYGNENWEFDEQGLMYNRYACINDMPIKESERKFRWPLGRRPDDHPGLSELGL, from the coding sequence ATGTCTGCCTCTTCCGAAGTTCGTCCGCCGTTGCCGCCGTTCACTCGTGAATCAGCGATCGAGAAAGTTCGCCTGGCCGAAGACGGCTGGAACTCTCGTGACCCACAAAAAGTATCCCTGGCCTACACGCTGGATACTCAATGGCGTAACCGCGCCGAATTCGCCCATAACCGCGAGGAAGCCAAGGCGTTCCTGACCCGCAAATGGGCCAAGGAGCTGGATTATCGGTTGATCAAGGAGCTCTGGGCCTTCACCGATAACCGCATCGCTGTGCGCTACGCCTACGAATGGCACGATGATTCGGGCAACTGGTTCCGCTCCTACGGCAATGAAAACTGGGAGTTCGACGAGCAAGGCCTGATGTACAACCGATACGCCTGCATCAACGACATGCCGATCAAGGAAAGCGAGCGCAAGTTCCGCTGGCCGCTGGGTCGCCGGCCGGACGATCATCCGGGGTTGTCTGAGTTGGGGTTGTAA